The window ACTATAACGGTCCTAAGGTAGCGAAATTCCTTGTCGGGTAAGTTCCGACCTGCACGAATGGCGTAATGATGGCCAGGCTGTCTCCACCCGAGACTCAGTGAAATTGAACTCGCTGTGAAGATGCAGTGTACCCGCGGCAAGACGGAAAGACCCCGTGAACCTTTACTATAGCTTGACACTGAACATTGAGCCTTGATGTGTAGGATAGGTGGGAGGCTTTGAAGTGTGGACGCCAGTCTGCATGGAGCCAACCTTGAAATACCACCCTTTAATGTTTGATGTTCTAACGTGGCCCCATAATCTGGGGTGCGGACAGTGTCTGGTGGGTAGTTTGACTGGGGCGGTCTCCTCCCAAAGAGTAACGGAGGAGCACGAAGGTTGGCTAAGCATGGTCGGACATCATGCGGTTAGTGCAAAGGCATAAGCCAGCTTGACTGCGAGAGTGACGGCTCGAGCAGGTACGAAAGTAGGTCTTAGTGATCCGGTGGTTCTGAATGGAAGGGCCATCGCTCAACGGATAAAAGGTACTCCGGGGATAACAGGCTGATACCGCCCAAGAGTTCATATCGACGGCGGTGTTTGGCACCTCGATGTCGGCTCATCACATCCTGGGGCTGAAGTAGGTCCCAAGGGTATGGCTGTTCGCCATTTAAAGTGGTACGCGAGCTGGGTTTAGAACGTCGTGAGACAGTTCGGTCCCTATCTGCCGTGGGCGTTGGAAGATTGAAAGGGGCTGCTCCTAGTACGAGAGGACCGGAGTGGACGCACCACTGGTGTTCGGGTTGTCATGCCAATGGCACTGCCCGGTAGCTAAGTGCGGAAGAGATAACCGCTGAAAGCATCTAAGCGGGAAACTTGCCTTGAGATGAGTCTTCCCTGACTCTTTAAGGGTCCTAAAGGAACGTTTAAGACTAAGACGTTGATAGGCTGGGTGTGTAAGCGTAGCGATACGTTGAGCTAACCAGTACTAATGAACCGTGAGGCTTAACCTGACAACACCGAAGGTGTTTTAGAGAGAACGTTGTGAAGCGCACGCAGAGTGCGAGAAATTAGCTTGTTCAAGATTGCTGTTCTGGTTGGTGGAAGCCAACGGGAACAAAAACCGAATTTGTCTGGCGGCAATAGCGCGGTGGTCCCACCTGACCCCATGCCGAACTCAGCAGTGAAACGCCGTAGCGCCGATGGTAGTGTGGGGTCTCCCCATGTGAGAGTAGGGAACTGCCAGACATTAAATTAGTGAGAAAGCCACCCATCGGGTGGCTTTTTTGCGTTTGGGGGATGTGATACCGTTTTATCATCCTTCTGCCTTACTGTCACCACCAACCCCATCCCCGGCGCTTCCTTGCCAATCCTGCACCAGCGAACCGCATATTGATAGCCAACACATTGAGTAGAGATAAAGGAATGGCTCACTATTCGACTTATTTTCATGGTTGAGACCATTTTATAGGATGACTGGTGTTTATTTTTATGAATCGCAATCGGTATCTAAATAACATAATGGTTTAGATCGCTTTATCATACTGAGTACTCGATATCCATCTCATCAACTTATAGGTAAATAACTCGCTAGCTTATAAGCTCTGGCCTCAGAGGCTGTTAGGGAAGAGTCAAATAGCGGTAGAGATCATTGACGATCTTTAGCTCATTCTTGTTAAGGATGGTTTTTTATTATTCTGACCATAGAAGGAGACGAATATTTATTGAGTATCGATAATAAGTTAGCGATCTATAAGTAAGTTTTAACACTTTAACAATTAAATTTTTGAAAATTAATTAATTTAAAGAATGAATCAGTCGTTCAAAGCGTTTTTTTCTTCATCTTTTATTAAAATACGACAACTAATAATATCAATAAAATCAACTCATAAAGTAAAAATCATTCAGTTTATTGATCTTATGCCATTTCTGCTTACTGCTCTTATTCTTTCTTTAATTTAAAGATAATACCCTATAAAAATAGATAACTAATGTTAAATTGATGTTGCAAAAAGTTAAATATATACTACTAATAAGTAACTTAACTCGGTGTTACGAAAGATTTTTACTACGCACAATATGTTCTCATTTGTTAAGGTGGGAAAAATGAAAAATATAAGATCAGCCAATAGCCAGATATTCAGCCATATTGTGGCTGTTAGTAAGCAAAAAGAGCATGAGTTTAATAATGGGCAGGATGGTGCAGTTATTCTATCTTTACTTGTTATGTTTTTTACGCCCTTTTTGTTGCTCAATGAACTACGTAAATTGCTACACATTGATTATAGTTTAGTCTCTATAGTTGGAATTTTGGCTATCAGCGCTGCTTTGGCAGCTATGTTGTATAAGACGTTTAAGATTGGCCGTAAATTTGCTAATAAAAAAACCGTATTAGGTAATCTATTATCAATGTATATTCCGAATAATAAAAATGAGTTTGAAAATTTAAAAATAGAATCAAAAAATAACCCTGCTAATTTTCTTGAACAAGTGAGTGAATGGGTTCAAATAGAAAAAGCCACTTATTCTAAGTAACTAATTATTTTTAACGACAATACGCCACGTTATAAAATTTAGCTAGCTGATAAAAAAGCGGCTCATTATGAGCCGCTTTGCTTATTGTCTATCTTTCTAGGGTATTGGGTTTCTATATCGTTAGTGTGATTTACCTTGTTCGATACCTAAACCAATTTGTGAACGAACAAATTGCTCTCTGAAACGTTCTTTTTCCATTTTTCCTTGTTCTGAGTTATCAGTTACAGAGAATAGCCATGAAGCGACAAATGCAACGATCATAGAGAAAAATGCAGGGTATTCATAAGGATAAACTGGTTTTTCATGATGTAGGATGCTGACCCAAATTGTCGGCCCTAAAATCATCAATATAACCGCTGTCAGTAGGCCAAGCCATCCACCCGCTAAGGCTCCACGTGTCGTTAAGTTTTTCCAATACATGGAAAGTAGAATAATAGGGAAATTACAGCTTGCCGCGATAGAGAATGCGAGTCCTACCATGAAGGCGATATTTTGATTCTCGAATAAAATACCTAAGCCGATAGCGACAAACCCTAAAATGACGACAGTGATTTTAGAGACACGTAGCTCATCTTTTTCATTCGCTTTACCATTTTTTATTGCCATTGCGTAAAGGTCATGTGAAACGGCAGAGGCGCCAGCAAGAGTTAATCCTGCTACAACGGCTAATATGGTGGCAAATGCGACGGCGGAAATAAAGCCGAGAAAGAAGTTTCCTCCAACAGCGTTTGCAAGGTGTACTGCCGCCATATTGGTGCCGCCGATCAGTTTACCTGCTGCATCTTTAAATTCAGGGTTTGCACTGACAAGTACAATCGCACCGAAGCCGATAATAAAGGTTAAAATATAGAAGTAACCAATAAAACCAGTAGCATAGAAAACACTCTTACGTGCTTCTTTTGCATCGCTGACCGTAAAGAAACGCATGATGATATGAGGAAGGCCCGCTGTACCGAACATCAATGCTAAGCCAAGTGATAACGCAGATATAGGATCAGAGACTAATCCCCCTGGGCTCATAATAGAAAGGCCATTGCCATGTATTTCTACCGCTTCTTTAAATAGCGTGTTGAAATTAAAGCCAACATGTTTCATAACCATGATAGCCATGAATGTTGCGCCTGATAATAATAGGATTGCCTTGATAATTTGCACCCATGTTGTGGCGAGCATCCCGCCAAACAGAACGTATAGCACCATCAAGATCCCGACAATAACGACGGCAATGTGGTAATTCAAACCAAACAATAGTTCAATCAGTTTTCCTGCACCAACCATCTGAGCAATAAGGTAAAGTGCAACAACGACCAGTGAACCGACAGCAGATAAAATCCGTATTGGTCTTTGTTTTAGTCGATATGAGGCTACGTCAGCAAAAGTATAACGACCGAGGTTACGTAAGCGCTCAGCAATGAGAAACAGAATAATTGGCCAACCGATTAAGAAACCGATGGAATAGATTAATCCATCATAGCCTGAGGTATACACAAGCGCAGAAATGCCTAAGAAGGATGCGGCGGACATAAAGTCACCCGCGATAGCCATACCATTTTGGAAACCGGTAATTTTACCGCCAGCAGTATAGTAATCCGAACGAGAGCGAGTTCTTTTTGATGCCCAATAAGTGATATAGAGGGTGAATCCAACGAATAACAAGAACATGATAATGGCTTGGATATTCACAGGCTGTCGCTCAACATCGCCTGTCAGCGCATCTGAGAATGCGGCTGAAGAGGCAAAAAGTAGGATAAGGGGAATAATTTTTATCATTTTTGCACCTCTTTTAGGATTTCAGCCGTTAAGCGGTCATATTCACCATTTGCCCGAATAACATATAGGCCAGTTAACAGGAAAGAGATGACGATGAGCCCTACACCAACAGGTATACCTCGCGTGATATAAGAGCCTTCAGTGATAGGTGTTCCAAGCCAACTTGGGTTAAAAGCAATAAGAAAGATAAAACCGACATACAATATTAGTGTGATAGCTGACAACAACCATGAAAATCGACCACGTTTCCTTACCAATTCTTTAAAACGAGGGTTATTCTCTACCTCTTGATAAGCAGTAGCATTCATCAGAGTTCTCCTCTGTTATCGTCTTATTGGAATGTATGTAAGGTCGCCATAAAGGCGACCCTCAGGCTTATGACATACTCATTGATTGTTTTTCTTCGAGTAGTTTTTCGACAACACCTGGATCTGCCAGTGTGGAGGTATCACCTAAGTTACTGGTATCACCGGATGCGATTTTACGTAGGATACGGCGCATGATCTTACCGGAGCGGGTTTTCGGAAGCGAATCCGTCCAGTGTAGAACATCTGGCGTCGCGATTGGGCCGATTTCTTTACGTACCCAGTTACGGACTTCGGTATACAGCTCTGGTGAAGGTTCTTCCCCTGAAATTAAGGTGACATAAGCGTAGATCGCTTGCCCCTTAATGTTATGTGGGATGCCGACAACGGCAGCTTCTGCAATTTTCGGGTGTGCGACTAATGCCGATTCAATTTCAGCGGTACCTAAGCGGTGACCAGAAATATTCAATACATCATCTACACGACCGGTGATCCAGAAATAGCCGTCTTCATCTCGACGAGCCCCATCACCACTAAAATACATACCTTTAAACGTTGAAAAATAGGTTTGTTCAAAGCGCTCATGGTCACCATATAAGGTACGAGCTTGGCCAGGCCATGAGTCAACAATAACTAGGTTACCTTCTGTCGCACCTTCTAGCGGTTCTCCTAGGTTATCGACAAGAGCAGGACGAACACCAAAGAATGGTAATGTTGCTGAGCCAGGTTTTAGCATTGTTGCACCCGGAAGCGGAGTGATCATAAAGCCACCCGTTTCGGTCTGCCACCATGTATCAACGATTGGACAGCGGCTATCACCAATTTTCTTATAGAACCATTCCCAAGCTTCTGGGTTGATAGGTTCGCCTACAGACCCAAGGATACGCAATGAACGACGATGAGTGCCTTCAATAGCTTTATCGCCTTCAGCCATGAGAGCACGGATAGCGGTTGGAGCAGTATAAAGAATATTAACGCTGTGTTTATCAACTACTTGGCTCATACGGTTTACAGCAGGGTAGTTAGGTACACCTTCAAACATCAAGGTTTTTGCACCATTAGATAATGGACCATATAGCAGGTAGCTATGGCCTGTTACCCAACCTACATCGGCAGTACACCAATAAACCTCACCAGGGTGATAGTCGAAAGTATATTTAAACGTCAGTGTTGCATAGACTAAATAGCCGCCTGTTGTATGCAGAACCCCTTTAGGTTTACCTGTTGAACCCGAGGTATACAGAATAAATAGCGGGTCTTCGGCATTCATTTCTTCAGGTGGACAGTCTGCACTGACACCTTTCGTTACGTCATGCCACCATAGATCACGCCCTTCTACCCAACTCGGTACATTTCCGGTACGACGGTAGACAATCACGTTTTCAACGGTTGTGACGTTTGGATTGGTTAATGCATCGTCAACATTTTTCTTCAGCGGTATAGCGCGACCAGCACGTAAGCCTTCATCCGCTGTAATGATGAGTTTTGCCTTACAGTCGATAACACGGCCTGATACCGCTTCTGGGGAGAAGCCTGCAAAAATAACCGTATGAATTGCACCAATGCGAGCACAAGCGAGCATGGCAACTGCGGCTTCAACGACCATCGGCATGTAAATCGCGACCACATCGCCTTTACGAATACCTTGCTGTTTCAACACATTAGCGAACTGACTTACATCATGATGCAGTTCTCGATAAGTGATATTTTTTGATTGGGAGGGGTCATCACCCTCCCAAATGATGGCGGTCTGATCGCCTTTATCTGCCAGATGGCGATCTAAACAGTTAGCGCTTAAGTTAAGGGTGCCATCTTCAAACCAGCGAATGCTGATATGGCCAGGATCGAAGGAGGTGTTTTTTACTCGGGTATACGGCTTAATCCAATCAACAACCTTCCCTTTCTCTCCCCAAAACTTTTCTGGGTCTTGAATAGAGAGTTGATACTCATTGTTGTACTGTTGCTCGTTTATCAGGGCATTTTCTGCAATTTCAGCAGGAACGGGATGCTTAGTTATTTGAGTCATATTTTTATCTCCTTGCAGATGTTAATACTATGTCAAAAAATGGTTAACTAAAGCAGGAAATATAAATTTGTTTTTCTTTTGAGTGGGAGATCACGTATTAATTGTAATGAATTTAACAGGATTATCATTTGATGCGAAATCGCCAATTGGATTAATCATCTAATTATATGTGAAAAGGTAAAATTAAAGAAAAACAAAGTAGGGTGATATTGGTATTAGTTGCTAAATAAATCACCAATGATAGTTGATGAGAAAGACCATATAAATATCATGGGTTTGATAATGATTTTCATTAACAGTAAAATAACTATAATTAAGATTGATTCACAAGGTGTGAAGTTTATGAAGTGTATACCCTATGTGTCTTGGTACTGAGTGAGAGATATAGAGGTATATGTCAACAAGTCACTGGAGACAAATACAATGAGCTATACATTACCTGCTTTACCTTATGCTTATGATGCGTTGGAACCACATTTTGATAAGCAAACCATGGAAATCCATCATACTAAGCATCATCAAACGTATGTGAACAACACAAATGCTGCGTTAGAAAAATTACCGGAACTCGCTAACTTAGACATCGACGATCTGATCCAACAATTGGATAAAGTTCCTGCTGATCAACGTACTTTTGTTCGCAACAATGCTGGTGGGCACTC of the Providencia stuartii genome contains:
- a CDS encoding DUF485 domain-containing protein codes for the protein MNATAYQEVENNPRFKELVRKRGRFSWLLSAITLILYVGFIFLIAFNPSWLGTPITEGSYITRGIPVGVGLIVISFLLTGLYVIRANGEYDRLTAEILKEVQK
- the actP gene encoding cation/acetate symporter ActP; translation: MIKIIPLILLFASSAAFSDALTGDVERQPVNIQAIIMFLLFVGFTLYITYWASKRTRSRSDYYTAGGKITGFQNGMAIAGDFMSAASFLGISALVYTSGYDGLIYSIGFLIGWPIILFLIAERLRNLGRYTFADVASYRLKQRPIRILSAVGSLVVVALYLIAQMVGAGKLIELLFGLNYHIAVVIVGILMVLYVLFGGMLATTWVQIIKAILLLSGATFMAIMVMKHVGFNFNTLFKEAVEIHGNGLSIMSPGGLVSDPISALSLGLALMFGTAGLPHIIMRFFTVSDAKEARKSVFYATGFIGYFYILTFIIGFGAIVLVSANPEFKDAAGKLIGGTNMAAVHLANAVGGNFFLGFISAVAFATILAVVAGLTLAGASAVSHDLYAMAIKNGKANEKDELRVSKITVVILGFVAIGLGILFENQNIAFMVGLAFSIAASCNFPIILLSMYWKNLTTRGALAGGWLGLLTAVILMILGPTIWVSILHHEKPVYPYEYPAFFSMIVAFVASWLFSVTDNSEQGKMEKERFREQFVRSQIGLGIEQGKSH
- the acs gene encoding acetate--CoA ligase; this encodes MTQITKHPVPAEIAENALINEQQYNNEYQLSIQDPEKFWGEKGKVVDWIKPYTRVKNTSFDPGHISIRWFEDGTLNLSANCLDRHLADKGDQTAIIWEGDDPSQSKNITYRELHHDVSQFANVLKQQGIRKGDVVAIYMPMVVEAAVAMLACARIGAIHTVIFAGFSPEAVSGRVIDCKAKLIITADEGLRAGRAIPLKKNVDDALTNPNVTTVENVIVYRRTGNVPSWVEGRDLWWHDVTKGVSADCPPEEMNAEDPLFILYTSGSTGKPKGVLHTTGGYLVYATLTFKYTFDYHPGEVYWCTADVGWVTGHSYLLYGPLSNGAKTLMFEGVPNYPAVNRMSQVVDKHSVNILYTAPTAIRALMAEGDKAIEGTHRRSLRILGSVGEPINPEAWEWFYKKIGDSRCPIVDTWWQTETGGFMITPLPGATMLKPGSATLPFFGVRPALVDNLGEPLEGATEGNLVIVDSWPGQARTLYGDHERFEQTYFSTFKGMYFSGDGARRDEDGYFWITGRVDDVLNISGHRLGTAEIESALVAHPKIAEAAVVGIPHNIKGQAIYAYVTLISGEEPSPELYTEVRNWVRKEIGPIATPDVLHWTDSLPKTRSGKIMRRILRKIASGDTSNLGDTSTLADPGVVEKLLEEKQSMSMS